CATACAATCCTGAGGGTGTAACCCCTGAGTATGAGTACAATAACAGGGTCATGCTCAGTATGGTACATGAGGGCGGTAATCTGGTGGACACCAGGGAAACCCGTCCGGACAGCCCCCGGTACTACTCACCAGTGGTGCAAATACGGTTTCATGATGCCCAGGGTAATCATATTCCCTATCCGGAAGAACGGGACAGCGAAGGCGAGATAAATCCGGACGGTCAATATCGGCTTGAATACGATTGGGTTGACCCGGTAGAGGACCGTAAAGCCAATATCGAGCAGCATGGTGGTGACGGCTCGTGGGGATTTCACATCCGGGCAGATCAGCCGGGTGAAACCGGCATCGTCTTCAGCGTTTACCGGTGTGAAGATGTTGCTGATATCGTAAGTTTGGGATTTTCCGATGATCCCAACGACCCGCAACGCACAGAACGTGAATGCAATGTTGCCGAAGAGCAGGTCTTTGAAGCCAGTGCCCCGCTCATGATTTATGTCGATGATGAGTATGAAGGCATTGAGGAAGGCCGTTATCCGCATGAACGCCATTTTCGTATCCGCTAAATCAGAACCCGCAAAAACAACCTCAAAATAAAAGCAGTTCTGAATAGTTTTCTGTTAATATGAGTAAACTGAAATCACTTATAATCATTACCTTCTCAGCCTTGCTGGTGACATTGTCATTGCAGGGCTGTGAGGACAATCCTGTGGACTCTGAAGGCGGAGACCATGCGCCGGCAGTTGGTTTTGAATTGGAAATGGACGGCGATGTGCTGGTATCCTATTTCCTTCGTCAGTATGAATTCGATCCGGATGGTGTATTCGAAGATAATATCGTCCTTGATGAAGAAATAGCTGTTGGCGGCAAAGTTGTATTCCGCGAAGCAGATCTTGACCCTGAAACAGGTCATACGCCACAGATGAAAGTGCATTATCTGGATGAGAACCGGGATCGGATTTCTCTGCCGGAGTATTATGCTGACGGTGAAAGAAATCCCGACGGTGAATGGTATCTTGAATTTGAATATTTTGAGGCCGGCAGCCGTAACACACGCCTCTCTCCGGAAGACCGCCCTTTCCAGGCCGTTTATGACAAGACGGACGGACAAACCTGGGTATTCAAAATGGAAGCCAGGCATCACGGACGGGCCGATATGCGAATCAATCTGTTTCACCTTGATCATACCGACATGACCCCGATACCGCTTCCTGTTTATTTTGATCTGGAGTCATAGTGGATTTTCCTTCCCGATGCCAACCATGAGTACTGCTGTTTTTTCCCGCACGCTGATTACCTCCGCATTTTTTCTGTTTATTGCAGTTCATGCCGGGTTTGCTTCCGGTATGACAGAGGACCATTCTGCAGGTAGTGCCGGTTCGGCAGTGTCTGACGCGGGAATCCTGAAAGGATATGTCCATGACAGCGAAACCGGGGACCCCGTCGTGCTTGCCTCCGTCTATATTCCCGATCTCGACCGGGGAAGCGTCAGCCATGATGAGGGAGATTTCATCATCCGGAATATTCCCGAAGGTGAGTACAGAATCCGGTTTCAGCACGTTGGATACGAGTCCACATCCAAAAATGTAACGATCACAAGGGATGATACCACCCGGGTTTCGGTTTCAATGCGCCCGTCTGTTTTTCGGTCGTCGGAAGTGGAAATTGTGGCCAGGCATGCTGCAGAGGAGGATGATATCACCACATATGTCGAACGAACCGTCACCGGCCGCCATCTGCGTCAGCAGCTGGGCCGTACACTTGCAGAGACACTTGAAGATGAACCCGGCATGGCGCAGCGGTCAATGGGACCTGCACCTGCCAGACCCGTGTTGCGTGGCCTTGGTGGTGACCGCCTTTTAATACTTGAGGATGGCGGCAGGACCGGAGATTTGTCCGCCACTGCATCCGACCATGCGCTTTCGATCGACCCGATGACCGCCGAGCACATCGAACTGATTCGCGGTCCGTCTGCGATAGTTCATGGCTCCAATACCATGGGCGGCGTCATCAATGTGCGTAGAGGTCAGATTCCGTTTGATCATCCCGATCATATCCACTGGAGCGGTAGTCTGCAGGGAGAATCCGTCAACAGGGGAATGTCAGGCGGCTTTCGGGCTTTTGGACCGGTAGACACCAGCCTGCCGTTTTCCGGCCGGAGCTTGTCTTTCACCGACCGTATGGCATTCAGGTTTGATTTTTCGGGGCGGCACACGTCCGATATGGATACCCCTGCAGGTTCCCTTGTCAATACCGATATTACCACGCTCAATGCGTCGCTGGGGCTGAGCTACATCGACGACTGGGGTGTTATCGGATTTTCCGGCAATATTCTTGATTCAAAATATGGTGTGCCCGGGGGAGAGGGAATTGCCGAAGCACATCCAAACGGAGTCGACATTGAGATGTTCCGCCGGTATCTTGACGGAAGAGCGCGGTTTAATTTTTCGGACAGCTGGGCCAGAAGACTGGATGTGAGATGGAATTACTCCTACTACTTCCACAGGGAACTTGAAAAGCCGGATGACCCGGATATTCCGCAGCCGGTTGGTGCGGAATTCGGAGTGCTGACCAATAACATCCGCATGGATCTGCACCATCGTAACATGCTGTTTTTTGAAAAAGGGTTGGTTGGAGTTTGGGCGGAACATCGTGATTACGCATCGGGGGGCATGACCTTTACTCCGGAAACCATAGAGCGTTCCGTAGCCGGATACCTGTTTCAGGAGCGGGATTTCCGGTCCTTCAACCTGCAGATTGCACTGCGGTATGACTACAGGCACTTGTCGCCTGAAGAGGCAGAATCCATCTTTCTTGACCATGACATAACCAGCAGGGAATTTCATGGCGCATCCGGGTCTGTCATGGGCTCATGGAATATCACTTCCAACCTGAAACTGGGTTCTACGATCACCAGAACGCATCGTTCCCCTATCATTGAAGAACTCTATTCGGAAGGTCCGCATCTGGCGAATTTTTCATACGAGATCGGTAATCCTGCACTTACCAGGGAAAAAGGCTGGGGGAGTGAGGTGTTCGTGCGATGGAACAGAGAGCGGATGCGTGCCAGCATGGCAATTTACCGAAATCAGATGGACAACTACATATTTCCCCAGGACACGGGGGAACAAAGTCCCCGACGCGATGATCTGAATGTATTTCAGTATACGGAAAACAAAGTTCTGATGACCGGGGCCGAGCTGAATTACGAGTTGCTGTTGAACCGCAGTTTAACAACCGGAGGTACGGTCAGTTATGTCAGAGGAGATTTTATTGACGATGGTGAATCGTTTCCTTTTCTGGTTACAGAAGAACGTGAAAATGCGGTGCCTCTGATGCCGCCCCTGAACAGCCGGCTGTATCTGGAATACAGCCTGGGTTCACTGAAAATCGGCGGTGCCGCAAGGCTGGCAACACGGCAATCACGGACGGACGAATTTGAAGAGCCCACTGATGAGTATGCTGTTTTTGACTTGTATGCTCAGTACCACTTCAGCAGAGCAGGGGCATTGCATACATTTTCTTTTACTGTGGAAAACCTGGCCAACTCAGAGTACCGAAATCACCTTTCCCGGATCAAGTCAGTCATGCCTGAGCCCGGGCGAAACGTGAAAATGCTTTACAGGGTGTATTTTTAAACACCATTTATCAACTGCTTCCGTTTTTTTCTTCCTTGTCCTTATGCAGCATCTCATCAAGGAGGTGATTGATGCCCAGCACTTTCTCTACATTCAGCACAAATGCAATTCCCTTGCCGGGCTTGTCCAGTTCACCGGTTTTAACAATGGATTCCAGTACCTTGTCGGTGATTTTTTGAGGGACAAGTATCAGGACAACCTCTTTTTCAGGTTCAATATTGAAAGAGAACAACTTTCCGTGTTCATGAATGCCAGTGCCTCTGCCGGTCATGATGGTTCCGCCGGCAGCGCCGGCTTTGCGGGCTGCAGTGATGATTTCCTCGCAAAAGCCTTTGTTGACGATTGAGACTATGAGCTCGAATTGTGCAGTTTCATCCATCGATTTGAGTGGTTGATCAGTAGGTTTGTCTTTTTTCTTGTGCAAGTGAACAGCTCCGGTAAAACTGGTAATATCCAGTATAAAAGCAACGCCGTTTCCCGACTTGCCCATTTTTACACTTTTGCTGATGATGCCCAGAACCTCCTCGGCGTGTTCATCGGAAACGACAGTAAAAATCACATCTTTCTCCGGCTCCAGGGGGATGCCCCAAAAAGTTTTACACTTTTCTATTCCGGCGCCCTGGCCGTGAATGATGGTAGCCCCCTCTGCCCGTTTTCGCTTGGAGGCCTTCACCACAACCGAGGTTTTGTCACGGTTGACTATGCTGATAATTAGCTTTTGGCAGTGCTTAAGAAGGTCAATCATCTCTTTTTTCTTTCCATGCGTAAAGAAGCCCAAGGGTAAGAACGGAAATTATCGGCGCCAGGGCAACCAAAGCAATCATTCCGAAACTGTCCGTCATCGGGTCACGATCGGGCAGCACTTCTCCAACTCCAAGTGCTACCGCCATTATAAACGTAACAGTCATCGGTCCTGTTGCGACACCGCCGGCATCAAATGCAACAGAAGTAAACGTAGGTGAGGTAAAGTGCATCATGGTCAGAGCTATTGCATAACCGGGCAGAATCAGCCAGATGATCGGTATGCCGATCAGCAGACGCAGCATGGCAAGTGCGATAGACAACCCTACTCCGATACATAATGTGTACAGCAAAACTTTTTTCGGGATATACCCGCCAGATACTTTATCCACCTCATGATTCAGGATCCGGATTGCCGGTTCCGCAATGGTAGCTACAAACCCCAGTAAAAAGCCTATGGGGACCAGCACCCAGCGGGCATTTTTCGAGCCCAGCACTTCACCCATCATCGTACCTGCGGGTTCAAATCCGACATGAACTCCCTGGAGAAACAGTGTCAGGCCGATAAAAGCCAGTACGATTCCTTTGATAATATCGGTAACCTTTTTCAGCGGCAGATGCAGAAATGTAAACTGGGCTATCAGAAAAAATATTACAAGCGGTACAAGGGCAAAGACCACTTCTACAATAACATCCGTAAATCCGCTGAATATGGTGATATTCATTTTATCAGCCGTATATGATTCCGAGTATCAGCACTGCCAGTACCGGTCCGATGGATGCCAGTGCCACAAGGCCAAAACCATTGTCCGTAGTTTTTCTTCCCCCAAGCACCGCAGCCACACCAATCCCGTAGGCAAGGATAAAGGGTACCGCAAGGGGACCCGTAGTGACACCACCGGCATCAAATGAAATGGAAATAAATTGCTCAGGTACGAATATGGCCAGAATAAAAATCAACAGATATCCCCCCATGAGCAGGTACTTTATCGGGATATCAAATATGATACGCATGATTGCAAGTCCCACAAATATCGCCAGTCCAAGGGCAACGGTGTAGATCAGCAGATGGCGGTTTACCTCACCGTCCGAAACGGTATCAACATAATTTGCAAGAACGCGTACATCAGGTTCAGCGACGGTTACCACAAATCCAAGTAAAAAACTTATCAATATGATTATCCATACCTTTCCGATCTGAGGCAGAGCGGATCCGATCATCTCCCCGATGGGAAGCAGCCCGATATGCACCCCCAGCAGAAAGAAGATCAATCCTGCTGAAACCATCACTGCCCCAACGATGAACTGCAGAAAGTCTTCCATGGGCAGCCATATGATGGTGAACTGCAGGATAATCACAATCACCGTAACAGGTATGACTGCCTGAACGACCTCTGTTATTGTTTCACGAACATTTTGCATCGGGTACTTGTAGTTGGATCATGTACAAACTTCAGGGAGATACTGCATGACGTCTGTAGTAACATTGGGATGCCTCCCAAACATTTCAACTCATCTGGAAAAACTTTTTTTTCTTTTCAAGGTAAGGCAGAAATGCTTTTTTCAAAGCGGATAATTCAGGGTGATCCAGTTCGGGGTCCTGCTCCAGCAGTTCAAACGCCATGTTTTTGGCCTGTTCAAGCAAATACTGATCCGTGAGGATATCCGCATGCCTGAATTCCGGCAGACCGCTTTGCCGGGTCCCCAGGAAGTCGCCCGGCCCGCGAAGCTTGAGATCGGCTTCGGCAATTTTGAACCCGTCAGTGGTCTCCTCCATCGTACCCAGGCGGCTTCTGGCTTCCTTGCTTTGTTTGACATCGGTCATCAGCAGACAGTAGCTTTGCCTGGCCCCGCGTCCAATCCGTCCGCGGAGCTGGTGCAGCTGCGATAATCCGAACCTCTCGGAATGCTCCACGACCATGACCGAAGCATTCGGGACATTAACCCCAACTTCGATGACCGTGGTTGATACCAGGATCTGAATCCTGTTTTCCTTGAAATCACGCATCACCTGCTCTTTCTCATCTGCTGACATGCGTCCGTGGAGCAAGCCGGCCCTGCTGCCGGGAAACTCCACCCGGATCTGATCGTAGCCTTCAGTGGCATTTTTCAAATCCATGGCTTCCGACTCTTCGATAAGCGGATACACGATATAAACCTGCCCGCCGTCACCGAGCTGCTCTTTCAGAAAATCATGTACTTTCTTACGGTTCTTTTCAGAAACGACCCGCGTTTTTACCGGCTTCCGGCCGGGAGGCAGATCCCGGATGACCGAAAGATCGAGATCGCTGTACAGTGTCATGGCAAGGGAGCGGGGGATGGGGGTTGCAGACATGACCAGGATGTGAGGGTTTTCACCTTTTTCCCGCAATTGTGCGCGCTGGGATACGCCGAAGCGGTGCTGTTCGTCGATGACAGCCATGCCGAGTCTGTGGAAACGGATATTCTCCTGGATAATGGCATGCGTACCGACAACGATATGCGCTGTTCCTCCGCTGATGTCCGACTGGATGTCGTAGCGAAGTGCTTTTTTCTGATTTCCCGTAAGCAGACGAATGGTTATACCCAGCGGCTGCAGCCATTCGGACAATGAGTGGTAGTGCTGTTCTGCGAGAATTTCCGTTGGCGCCATCATCACAGCCTGGTAACCGCTGTCAACGGCCATGAGAAGCGCTCCGATGGCAACGACCGTCTTCCCGGATCCGACATCGCCCTGCAGCAGGCGGTTCATCTGATTGCCTGACCGGATATCCCTTTTTACGTCACCCAGTGCTTTTTTTTGTCCGTCCGTCAGTTCAAAAGGGAGCACTTGATTGAAAAAGCGACTGGTGAACGGCCTGGATTCTGACATCACGGGGCCCAATGCCTTGTCAAATACCTCTTTTTTCAGAGTGACCACACTGAGTTCAAACAGGAAAAGTTCTTCAAACTTGAACCGTTCCAGAGCAATGGAGTGCTGTTCAGGGGTTTCGGGAGAGTGAATATGGCGGAAGGCGACAGATCTTTCAGGGTATCCCAGTTTGCGGAGCAATCCGGGTGGCAGGAACTCTCCGGGCTTCAGCCGCTCAAGTGCTGCAAGTGCCCATTTTCTGAGGAGGCCTGATGTGATATAGGTATTTTTAAAAAACTTATTCCCGGGATAAACCGGCATGATGCCGGTAAAAGATTGTCCGGAAGTATCCTCGTTGACCGAGAGCTGCTCGGTTTCAGGGTGAGCCATGGAAAGAAAACGGCCATAACGCTTGACGGTACCAAAAAAGGCATAGAACTGCCCCTTTTTAACAGATTTTCTGAAATAGGATATACCCTTGAACCAGACTCCCTTTATGCGCCCGGATTCATCCTGAAGAATTGCCTCAAATCTTTTCTTTCTGCCGAAGCCGCTTTCGGTTGTCTCGACTATCCGGCCCATCACAGTGACTTTTTCACCGATGCCTTTCAGATTTGCAACAGGCAGCACTGTTCTGCGGTCGAGGTAGTTTCTGGGGAAAAACCTGAGCAGGTCCATAGGTGTGTGCACCCCGGTTTCTTCAAGTGCTTTTTGTCGGGCCGGACTGATTCCAGGAATTTCGGTAATCTTCAATTGGTATAGTGGTATATATCAGTTGTTGTTTTTTGGGGTGCCAAATTGCTGTCATGCGGGGCCTGGTGGGCAGCCGGAGAAACAATTCGTGATATTCCGGATGATTATTGTCTTTAGTATTTGCATTGAGTGGTAATGATTCCCTATATTTGCAAACTCTTTAACATCCATTTATCAAACCGATTGAACCGTGCCAACGATACAGCAGTTAATCCGTAAAGGCAGAAAGCTTAAAACTAAGAAAACTTCGTCTCCTGCGCTACAGGACTGTCCGCAGCGACGAGGAGTCTGCACTCGTGTGTACACAACTACGCCCAAGAAGCCGAATTCGGCTTTGCGCAAGGTAGCCCGTGTTCGCCTCACCAACGGAATTGAGGTGACCGCGTATATCCCCGGAGAGGGGCACAACCTGCAGGAGCACAGTATTGTATTGATCCGGGGCGGCAGGGTCAAGGATCTGCCGGGTGTCCGGTACCACATTGTGCGGGGTGCACTGGACACCGCAGGTGTTGATGAGCGACGTCAGCGGCGAAGTCTCTACGGAACAAAGCGACCCAAGCAATAACGATCTGTAATGTTAACTTTTTAGTTATTTGACCAATGCGAAGAAGAAGTGCCGAAAAAAGAATAGTTAAACCCGATCCGGATTTTGCAGACAAATCGGTGTCCCTTTTTGTGAACTGTCTGATGAAGGACGGCAAGAAATCGACGGCCCGCAAGATCCTTAAGCAGGCTTTTTCGGTCATTGAAGAAAAAACAGGCAAGGTGGGGATCGATGTTTTCAAGGATGCCCTTAACAATGCCGCTCCCGTAATCGAGGTTAAAAGCCGCCGTGTCGGCGGATCTACCTATCAGGTACCGGTTGAAGTCCGGCCGGACCGCAGCACTGCGCTGAGCATGCGCTGGCTGATCAGGTCCGCAAAAGCCCGCAATGACAAGTCCATGTCTGCACGTCTTGCCC
This DNA window, taken from Natronogracilivirga saccharolytica, encodes the following:
- a CDS encoding DUF1538 domain-containing protein, whose translation is MQNVRETITEVVQAVIPVTVIVIILQFTIIWLPMEDFLQFIVGAVMVSAGLIFFLLGVHIGLLPIGEMIGSALPQIGKVWIIILISFLLGFVVTVAEPDVRVLANYVDTVSDGEVNRHLLIYTVALGLAIFVGLAIMRIIFDIPIKYLLMGGYLLIFILAIFVPEQFISISFDAGGVTTGPLAVPFILAYGIGVAAVLGGRKTTDNGFGLVALASIGPVLAVLILGIIYG
- the rpsG gene encoding 30S ribosomal protein S7, whose product is MRRRSAEKRIVKPDPDFADKSVSLFVNCLMKDGKKSTARKILKQAFSVIEEKTGKVGIDVFKDALNNAAPVIEVKSRRVGGSTYQVPVEVRPDRSTALSMRWLIRSAKARNDKSMSARLAREIMDAANNEGGAVRKKDDTHRMAEANKAFAHFRF
- a CDS encoding TonB-dependent receptor translates to MSTAVFSRTLITSAFFLFIAVHAGFASGMTEDHSAGSAGSAVSDAGILKGYVHDSETGDPVVLASVYIPDLDRGSVSHDEGDFIIRNIPEGEYRIRFQHVGYESTSKNVTITRDDTTRVSVSMRPSVFRSSEVEIVARHAAEEDDITTYVERTVTGRHLRQQLGRTLAETLEDEPGMAQRSMGPAPARPVLRGLGGDRLLILEDGGRTGDLSATASDHALSIDPMTAEHIELIRGPSAIVHGSNTMGGVINVRRGQIPFDHPDHIHWSGSLQGESVNRGMSGGFRAFGPVDTSLPFSGRSLSFTDRMAFRFDFSGRHTSDMDTPAGSLVNTDITTLNASLGLSYIDDWGVIGFSGNILDSKYGVPGGEGIAEAHPNGVDIEMFRRYLDGRARFNFSDSWARRLDVRWNYSYYFHRELEKPDDPDIPQPVGAEFGVLTNNIRMDLHHRNMLFFEKGLVGVWAEHRDYASGGMTFTPETIERSVAGYLFQERDFRSFNLQIALRYDYRHLSPEEAESIFLDHDITSREFHGASGSVMGSWNITSNLKLGSTITRTHRSPIIEELYSEGPHLANFSYEIGNPALTREKGWGSEVFVRWNRERMRASMAIYRNQMDNYIFPQDTGEQSPRRDDLNVFQYTENKVLMTGAELNYELLLNRSLTTGGTVSYVRGDFIDDGESFPFLVTEERENAVPLMPPLNSRLYLEYSLGSLKIGGAARLATRQSRTDEFEEPTDEYAVFDLYAQYHFSRAGALHTFSFTVENLANSEYRNHLSRIKSVMPEPGRNVKMLYRVYF
- the rpsL gene encoding 30S ribosomal protein S12, producing MPTIQQLIRKGRKLKTKKTSSPALQDCPQRRGVCTRVYTTTPKKPNSALRKVARVRLTNGIEVTAYIPGEGHNLQEHSIVLIRGGRVKDLPGVRYHIVRGALDTAGVDERRQRRSLYGTKRPKQ
- a CDS encoding P-II family nitrogen regulator; the protein is MIDLLKHCQKLIISIVNRDKTSVVVKASKRKRAEGATIIHGQGAGIEKCKTFWGIPLEPEKDVIFTVVSDEHAEEVLGIISKSVKMGKSGNGVAFILDITSFTGAVHLHKKKDKPTDQPLKSMDETAQFELIVSIVNKGFCEEIITAARKAGAAGGTIMTGRGTGIHEHGKLFSFNIEPEKEVVLILVPQKITDKVLESIVKTGELDKPGKGIAFVLNVEKVLGINHLLDEMLHKDKEEKNGSS
- the recG gene encoding ATP-dependent DNA helicase RecG yields the protein MKITEIPGISPARQKALEETGVHTPMDLLRFFPRNYLDRRTVLPVANLKGIGEKVTVMGRIVETTESGFGRKKRFEAILQDESGRIKGVWFKGISYFRKSVKKGQFYAFFGTVKRYGRFLSMAHPETEQLSVNEDTSGQSFTGIMPVYPGNKFFKNTYITSGLLRKWALAALERLKPGEFLPPGLLRKLGYPERSVAFRHIHSPETPEQHSIALERFKFEELFLFELSVVTLKKEVFDKALGPVMSESRPFTSRFFNQVLPFELTDGQKKALGDVKRDIRSGNQMNRLLQGDVGSGKTVVAIGALLMAVDSGYQAVMMAPTEILAEQHYHSLSEWLQPLGITIRLLTGNQKKALRYDIQSDISGGTAHIVVGTHAIIQENIRFHRLGMAVIDEQHRFGVSQRAQLREKGENPHILVMSATPIPRSLAMTLYSDLDLSVIRDLPPGRKPVKTRVVSEKNRKKVHDFLKEQLGDGGQVYIVYPLIEESEAMDLKNATEGYDQIRVEFPGSRAGLLHGRMSADEKEQVMRDFKENRIQILVSTTVIEVGVNVPNASVMVVEHSERFGLSQLHQLRGRIGRGARQSYCLLMTDVKQSKEARSRLGTMEETTDGFKIAEADLKLRGPGDFLGTRQSGLPEFRHADILTDQYLLEQAKNMAFELLEQDPELDHPELSALKKAFLPYLEKKKKFFQMS
- a CDS encoding DUF1538 domain-containing protein produces the protein MNITIFSGFTDVIVEVVFALVPLVIFFLIAQFTFLHLPLKKVTDIIKGIVLAFIGLTLFLQGVHVGFEPAGTMMGEVLGSKNARWVLVPIGFLLGFVATIAEPAIRILNHEVDKVSGGYIPKKVLLYTLCIGVGLSIALAMLRLLIGIPIIWLILPGYAIALTMMHFTSPTFTSVAFDAGGVATGPMTVTFIMAVALGVGEVLPDRDPMTDSFGMIALVALAPIISVLTLGLLYAWKEKRDD